The following are encoded in a window of Polynucleobacter sp. AP-Kolm-20A-A1 genomic DNA:
- a CDS encoding NAD kinase: protein MLSPSPNSTKKAFSRVALVGKFQADGIEEHLKDLAKLLSDLGCEAFIEFDTATHLALAGYPTKTAKDFAGSIDLVVVLGGDGTMLGIARQLAGSNVPLVGINMGRLGYMTDIPIQSVHTTLPKIIAGDYEADTRTLLDAVVIRNGKEINRALALNDVVVNRSGISGMVELAVHVNGSFMYNQRSDGLIVSTPTGSTAYALSAGGPILHPHVAGILLAPIAPHSLSNRPIVLPQDSVTVIEVVDGREVIVNFDMQSQTNLQSGDKIEVRQSNKTIALLHPSNHSDYKTLREKLHWNEYPSTF, encoded by the coding sequence ATGTTAAGCCCATCCCCAAATTCCACCAAGAAGGCATTTAGCCGGGTTGCACTTGTCGGCAAATTCCAGGCTGATGGCATCGAAGAACACCTCAAAGACTTGGCTAAATTGCTCTCAGACTTGGGTTGCGAGGCCTTTATTGAGTTTGATACAGCCACCCACCTCGCTCTTGCTGGCTACCCCACCAAAACGGCGAAAGACTTTGCCGGATCAATTGATCTGGTTGTGGTTCTTGGTGGCGATGGCACCATGCTTGGTATTGCCAGACAACTTGCAGGTAGCAATGTTCCGCTGGTAGGAATCAATATGGGACGCCTGGGATATATGACGGATATTCCCATTCAGTCCGTTCACACCACCTTACCTAAAATCATTGCGGGCGATTATGAAGCCGATACCCGCACATTGTTAGATGCAGTGGTTATTCGTAATGGTAAAGAAATTAATCGCGCACTAGCGCTGAATGATGTAGTTGTAAATCGCTCTGGAATTTCAGGCATGGTTGAGTTGGCCGTTCACGTTAATGGTTCTTTTATGTACAACCAACGTTCTGATGGCTTAATCGTCTCAACCCCAACAGGGTCGACTGCTTATGCACTCTCTGCTGGTGGCCCCATTTTGCATCCTCATGTAGCTGGCATTTTATTGGCGCCGATTGCGCCACACTCACTGTCTAACCGCCCGATTGTTCTGCCGCAAGATAGCGTTACCGTAATTGAGGTGGTTGATGGACGCGAGGTGATTGTGAATTTTGATATGCAGTCTCAAACGAATTTACAAAGCGGTGACAAGATTGAAGTACGTCAATCTAATAAAACGATTGCCCTGCTTCATCCCAGCAATCACAGCGACTACAAAACCTTGCGCGAAAAGCTGCATTGGAATGAATATCCATCGACATTCTGA
- the hemH gene encoding ferrochelatase: MKQNPHLRASKTAVLLLNLGTPSAPTAKAVRAYLKEFLSDPRVVEIPRIIWWCILNGIILPIRSGASAKKYASIWLPKLGSPLMHYSRLQAKELGEKFTNEGHIVLVDLAMRYGEPSTQSVLEGLKAQGMERLLLLPLYPQYSATTTASSFDEVFRVLSTWRDQPELRLVKHYHDNPAYISALRDQVLSSWDKDGRPDFSRGDRLVMSFHGLPKRNLMKGDPYHCECLKTGRLLGESLGLELGQYIVTFQSRFGKAEWLKPYTAPTIEKLAKEGCQRIDIFCPGFPADCLETLEEIAMEAREIFLEHGGKDYRYIPCLNSNPKWIRALGDIAHHHLQGWTLGVESEAELAKRNERAELAEKTKT, from the coding sequence TTGAAACAGAATCCGCACCTACGCGCATCTAAAACTGCGGTCTTGTTACTGAATCTAGGAACGCCATCTGCACCAACAGCGAAAGCAGTGCGCGCCTATTTAAAAGAATTTCTTTCTGATCCTCGTGTCGTAGAGATCCCGCGCATTATTTGGTGGTGCATTTTGAATGGCATTATTTTGCCAATTCGTAGTGGTGCCTCTGCAAAGAAATATGCGTCAATTTGGTTGCCAAAGTTAGGCTCACCTTTGATGCATTACTCACGTTTACAAGCAAAAGAACTTGGTGAAAAATTTACCAATGAAGGCCATATTGTTTTGGTAGATTTGGCGATGCGCTATGGTGAGCCATCAACGCAATCCGTCTTAGAGGGGCTGAAGGCACAGGGCATGGAGCGTTTATTGCTATTGCCTTTGTATCCACAATACTCGGCCACCACTACGGCATCTAGCTTTGATGAAGTCTTTCGCGTCTTGAGTACTTGGCGCGATCAGCCTGAGTTGCGTCTTGTGAAACACTATCACGACAACCCAGCTTATATCTCCGCATTGCGTGATCAAGTTTTAAGTAGTTGGGATAAAGATGGACGCCCTGATTTTTCCAGGGGTGACCGCTTAGTCATGTCGTTTCACGGATTACCAAAGCGTAATTTGATGAAGGGTGACCCCTACCATTGTGAGTGTTTAAAAACAGGTCGCTTACTTGGTGAATCCTTAGGTTTGGAGCTAGGCCAATACATTGTGACTTTCCAATCACGCTTTGGTAAGGCCGAATGGTTAAAGCCGTATACGGCACCAACCATCGAAAAGCTGGCAAAAGAGGGTTGTCAACGCATCGATATTTTTTGCCCAGGGTTTCCAGCTGACTGCTTAGAAACGCTGGAAGAAATCGCCATGGAGGCTCGCGAAATCTTCTTGGAGCATGGCGGAAAAGACTATCGTTATATCCCATGCTTGAACAGCAACCCCAAGTGGATTCGGGCTCTGGGCGATATTGCTCATCATCATTTGCAGGGCTGGACATTAGGCGTGGAGTCTGAGGCTGAGCTAGCCAAGCGCAATGAAAGAGCGGAGTTGGCTGAAAAAACAAAGACTTGA
- the grpE gene encoding nucleotide exchange factor GrpE, translated as MTQENQNPTPEQENPAAELQANEAASAESAVKTPEQEIAELNQKISELQDNFLRAKAEGENIRRRAVEDIAKAHKFAIESFAEHLVPVTDSLYAALSTDAGDAKAFKEGLEITLKQLLSAFEKGRMTEINPAVGDKFDPHHHQAIASVPSEQEANTVVSVLQRGYTVADRVLRPALVTVSAPK; from the coding sequence ATGACACAAGAAAATCAAAATCCAACTCCAGAGCAAGAAAATCCAGCTGCTGAGCTTCAAGCAAATGAGGCTGCATCTGCTGAATCTGCTGTCAAGACTCCTGAGCAAGAAATTGCGGAACTGAATCAAAAGATTAGCGAGTTGCAAGATAACTTCTTGCGCGCCAAAGCAGAGGGTGAAAATATTCGCCGTCGTGCGGTTGAGGACATTGCCAAGGCGCACAAGTTTGCAATTGAAAGTTTTGCTGAGCATTTAGTGCCAGTGACGGATAGCCTCTATGCAGCTTTGAGCACTGATGCTGGTGATGCTAAGGCCTTCAAAGAGGGTTTAGAGATCACCTTGAAGCAGCTGCTGTCCGCCTTTGAAAAAGGTCGCATGACCGAAATTAATCCTGCGGTTGGAGATAAATTTGATCCTCACCACCACCAGGCCATTGCTTCAGTACCTTCTGAACAAGAGGCTAATACAGTGGTTTCAGTGCTTCAAAGGGGTTATACCGTGGCTGATAGGGTCCTTAGACCGGCTTTGGTGACGGTCAGCGCCCCAAAATAA
- the dnaK gene encoding molecular chaperone DnaK → MGKIIGIDLGTTNSCVSVVENNAPKVVENAEGGRTTPSIIAYVEDGEVLVGAPAKRQSVTNPKNTIYAVKRLMGRKFTDPEVQKDISLMPYEIVQADNGDAWVSARDKKMAPQQVSAEILRKMKKTAEDYLGEEVTEAVITVPAYFNDSQRQATKDAGRIAGLDVKRIINEPTAAALAFGLDKQDKVDRKIAVYDLGGGTFDVSIIEIANVDGEKQFEVLSTNGDTFLGGEDFDQRIIDWIIAEFKKEQGVDLSKDVLALQRLKDAAEKAKIELSSAQQTEINLPYVTADASGPKHLNLKLTRAKLESLVEELIKRTAGPCLTAIKDAGVNVADIDDVILVGGQTRMPAVQDKVKEIFGKEPRKDVNPDEAVAVGAAIQGSVLSGDRKDVLLLDVTPLSLGIETLGGVMTKMIPKNTTIPTKHSQVYSTAEDNQPAVTIKCFQGEREMAAANKLLGEFNLEGIAPAQRGMPQIEVTFDIDANGILHVTAKDKTTGKENKITIKANSGLTEEEIQRMVKDAEANAAEDKKALELVTARNSADALAHSTKKALEEHGASLEASEKEAIEAALKELDEAIKGSDKEAIEAKTEALGKASQKLGEKVMAAEQAKAGGAAAGAAPGGAAPGAAPDADVVDADFKEVDDKK, encoded by the coding sequence ATGGGAAAGATTATCGGAATCGACTTAGGAACCACGAATTCATGTGTTTCAGTCGTTGAAAACAATGCACCTAAAGTTGTCGAGAACGCCGAAGGCGGTCGCACAACTCCATCCATCATCGCTTACGTTGAAGACGGCGAAGTATTGGTTGGTGCGCCAGCAAAACGTCAATCAGTGACGAATCCTAAAAACACCATCTACGCAGTAAAGCGCTTGATGGGTCGTAAATTTACGGATCCTGAAGTGCAAAAAGATATTAGCCTTATGCCGTACGAAATTGTTCAAGCAGACAATGGCGACGCTTGGGTATCAGCACGCGATAAAAAAATGGCTCCACAGCAAGTTTCAGCTGAGATCTTGCGCAAGATGAAAAAAACTGCCGAAGATTATCTTGGCGAAGAAGTGACAGAAGCAGTGATTACTGTTCCAGCTTACTTTAATGATAGTCAGCGCCAAGCAACTAAAGATGCTGGCCGTATTGCTGGTTTAGATGTTAAGCGCATCATCAACGAGCCTACTGCTGCTGCATTAGCATTTGGCTTGGACAAGCAAGACAAAGTAGATCGCAAGATTGCTGTCTATGACTTGGGTGGCGGTACATTCGACGTATCCATTATTGAGATTGCTAACGTTGACGGTGAGAAGCAATTTGAAGTGCTCTCCACCAACGGCGACACCTTCTTGGGCGGCGAAGACTTTGACCAACGCATCATTGACTGGATCATTGCTGAGTTCAAGAAAGAGCAAGGCGTAGATCTGAGTAAAGATGTATTGGCATTGCAACGCTTGAAAGATGCTGCTGAAAAAGCCAAGATCGAATTATCATCTGCGCAACAAACAGAAATCAACTTGCCTTACGTGACAGCTGATGCTAGCGGTCCTAAGCATTTGAACTTGAAGTTGACCCGTGCCAAGTTAGAGTCTTTGGTTGAGGAATTAATCAAGCGTACCGCTGGTCCTTGCTTAACTGCGATCAAAGATGCTGGCGTAAACGTAGCTGATATCGACGACGTGATTTTGGTTGGCGGTCAAACACGTATGCCTGCGGTTCAAGACAAAGTAAAAGAAATCTTTGGCAAAGAACCACGCAAAGACGTTAACCCAGACGAAGCGGTTGCTGTTGGTGCTGCAATTCAGGGTTCAGTATTATCTGGCGATCGTAAGGACGTATTGCTCTTGGACGTTACCCCATTGTCATTGGGTATCGAGACTCTTGGCGGCGTAATGACCAAGATGATTCCTAAGAACACAACAATTCCTACCAAGCATTCACAGGTTTATTCCACTGCGGAAGACAATCAGCCTGCCGTAACCATCAAATGCTTCCAAGGTGAGCGTGAGATGGCTGCTGCTAACAAGTTGCTTGGTGAATTTAACCTCGAAGGTATTGCTCCAGCACAACGCGGCATGCCGCAGATTGAAGTGACCTTTGATATCGATGCCAACGGTATCTTGCACGTAACTGCAAAAGATAAAACTACTGGCAAAGAGAACAAGATCACCATCAAGGCAAACTCTGGCTTGACCGAAGAAGAGATTCAACGCATGGTGAAGGATGCTGAAGCTAATGCTGCTGAAGACAAGAAAGCGCTTGAGTTGGTAACTGCGCGCAATTCTGCAGATGCTTTGGCTCACTCAACCAAGAAGGCCTTGGAAGAGCATGGCGCTAGCTTAGAAGCTTCTGAGAAAGAAGCGATTGAAGCAGCCCTCAAAGAGTTGGATGAAGCGATCAAAGGTAGCGACAAAGAGGCGATTGAAGCAAAAACAGAAGCCTTGGGCAAAGCAAGTCAGAAGCTAGGCGAAAAGGTCATGGCTGCTGAACAAGCTAAAGCCGGTGGCGCTGCCGCTGGCGCGGCTCCTGGTGGTGCAGCCCCTGGTGCTGCTCCTGATGCTGATGTTGTTGATGCTGATTTCAAAGAGGTTGATGACAAGAAGTAA
- the hrcA gene encoding heat-inducible transcriptional repressor HrcA, whose product MDERSRALLKTLIERYIEEGQPIGSRTLSRFSGLDLSAATIRNVMADLEEMGLVTSPHTSAGRIPTPRGYRLFVDTMVTVRPLEEMAAREVEKGLLPDSPQRVLTSAAQILSNLTHFAGVVMTPKRAQVFKHIEFLRLGEGKILLIMVTPEGDVQNRILPTTQDYTPSQLIEAGNFINTQFAGKSFDQVRLHLKSDLDNLRADISGLMALALQSGVADYDMSGGDMVLSGERRLLNVGDLSSNLDKLRKMFDMLEQKSVLMQLLDVSSHADGIQIFIGGESDLLPYEDLAVISAPYSVDGQIVGTLGVIGPTRMAYDRVIPIVDITSKLLSGALSS is encoded by the coding sequence ATGGATGAACGTTCCCGCGCCTTACTAAAAACCCTCATCGAGCGCTATATCGAGGAGGGCCAACCTATTGGCTCCCGCACGCTGTCAAGATTCTCGGGTTTAGACCTATCCGCGGCCACCATTCGCAATGTCATGGCTGATTTAGAGGAGATGGGCTTGGTAACAAGCCCGCATACCTCCGCCGGCCGTATTCCAACCCCTCGAGGCTATCGTTTATTTGTGGATACGATGGTGACCGTGCGCCCCTTGGAAGAAATGGCGGCTAGAGAGGTTGAGAAAGGGCTTTTGCCGGACTCCCCGCAGCGGGTACTTACATCGGCCGCTCAGATTTTGTCGAACTTGACCCATTTTGCAGGGGTGGTGATGACGCCCAAGCGTGCGCAAGTGTTTAAGCATATTGAGTTCTTGCGCTTAGGCGAAGGCAAGATCTTATTGATTATGGTTACCCCAGAGGGCGACGTGCAAAACCGTATTTTGCCTACGACCCAAGATTACACGCCGAGCCAACTCATTGAGGCTGGTAACTTTATCAATACCCAGTTTGCTGGAAAAAGTTTTGATCAGGTTCGCCTCCATTTGAAATCCGATTTAGATAATTTGCGCGCTGATATTTCCGGGTTGATGGCTTTGGCTTTGCAAAGCGGTGTTGCTGACTACGACATGAGTGGTGGAGATATGGTGCTTTCGGGCGAACGTCGCTTGCTCAATGTTGGTGATTTAAGCTCCAACCTCGATAAGTTGCGCAAGATGTTTGATATGTTGGAGCAAAAATCAGTGCTCATGCAACTGCTTGATGTGTCTAGCCATGCTGACGGCATTCAAATATTTATTGGCGGCGAAAGTGATTTGTTGCCCTATGAGGATTTAGCTGTGATCAGCGCCCCATATAGCGTTGATGGGCAGATAGTAGGAACCCTCGGCGTTATTGGGCCAACTCGTATGGCCTACGACAGAGTGATTCCTATTGTAGATATCACCTCTAAACTATTGTCTGGGGCGCTTAGCTCCTAA